A stretch of the Pseudomonas sp. ACM7 genome encodes the following:
- a CDS encoding sigma-54 dependent transcriptional regulator has translation MLNSVMVVDDESSIRSAVEQWLSLSGFEVQLFSRADECLAQLPKHFPGVILSDVRMPGMTGLELLAEVQRRDADLPVILLTGHGDVPMAVEAMRDGAYDFLEKPFSPETLLGSLRRALDKRRLVLENRALHEQADNRAKLDATLLGVSRGLQTLRRQVLDLATLPVNVLIRGETGSGKELVARCLHDFGPRADKPFVALNCAAIPEQLFEAELFGHESGAFTGASGKRIGKLEYADGGTLFLDEIESMPLAQQVKLLRVLQEQKLERLGSNQSIRVDLRIIAATKPDLLDEARAGRFREDLAYRLNVAELRLPPLRERREDIPLLFESFAHNAAERLGRTFPPLSGPQLSHLLSHDWPGNVRELANVAERQVLGLGEPEPVGIDPGQSLAAQQETFEAHCLRAALTRHKGDVKAVLEELQLPRRTFNEKMQRHGLTREMFLQDS, from the coding sequence ATGCTGAATTCAGTGATGGTGGTCGACGACGAGAGCAGCATTCGCAGCGCCGTCGAACAATGGCTGAGCCTCTCGGGGTTCGAGGTGCAATTGTTCAGCCGCGCCGATGAATGCCTGGCGCAGCTGCCGAAGCATTTCCCCGGGGTGATCCTCAGCGACGTGCGTATGCCGGGCATGACCGGCCTGGAACTGCTGGCCGAGGTTCAGCGCCGCGACGCCGACTTGCCGGTGATTCTGCTGACCGGTCACGGCGATGTGCCGATGGCGGTCGAAGCCATGCGCGATGGCGCCTACGACTTCCTTGAAAAACCCTTCAGCCCCGAAACCCTGCTCGGCAGTCTGCGCCGTGCACTGGACAAGCGGCGGCTGGTGCTGGAGAACCGCGCCCTGCACGAGCAGGCGGACAACCGCGCCAAACTCGATGCGACGCTGCTGGGGGTGTCCCGTGGTTTGCAGACGCTGCGTCGGCAAGTGCTGGACCTGGCGACGCTGCCGGTCAATGTGTTGATCCGCGGTGAAACCGGCAGCGGCAAGGAATTGGTTGCCCGTTGCCTGCACGACTTTGGTCCGCGTGCCGACAAACCGTTTGTGGCGCTGAACTGCGCGGCGATTCCCGAGCAGTTGTTCGAGGCCGAGTTGTTCGGTCACGAGAGCGGCGCGTTCACCGGCGCCTCGGGCAAACGCATCGGCAAGCTCGAATACGCCGATGGCGGCACGCTGTTTCTCGATGAAATCGAAAGCATGCCGCTGGCCCAGCAGGTGAAATTGCTGCGGGTTTTGCAGGAGCAGAAGCTGGAGCGGTTGGGCTCCAATCAGAGCATCCGCGTGGATTTGCGGATCATTGCAGCGACCAAACCCGATTTGCTCGACGAAGCCCGGGCCGGACGCTTTCGCGAAGACCTCGCCTATCGGTTGAACGTGGCCGAGTTGCGGCTGCCGCCGTTGCGCGAGCGGCGTGAAGACATTCCATTGTTGTTCGAGTCGTTTGCGCACAATGCCGCCGAGCGTTTGGGGCGGACTTTTCCACCGCTGAGCGGCCCGCAGTTGAGCCACCTGCTGAGCCACGACTGGCCAGGCAATGTGCGTGAATTGGCGAACGTTGCTGAGCGGCAAGTGTTGGGGCTGGGCGAGCCGGAACCGGTGGGGATCGATCCTGGGCAATCGCTGGCGGCGCAGCAGGAAACCTTTGAAGCGCATTGTCTGCGCGCGGCGTTGACCCGGCATAAGGGCGATGTGAAAGCGGTGCTTGAAGAGCTGCAACTGCCGCGCCGGACGTTCAATGAAAAGATGCAGCGGCATGGCCTGACCCGCGAGATGTTTTTGCAAGACAGCTGA
- a CDS encoding MFS transporter: protein MDNSQTLPLGSTASPAKERTTASRIKSIFSGSVGNMVEWYDWYVYAAFSLYFAKAFFPKGDTTAQLLNTAAIFAVGFLMRPIGGWLMGLYADKAGRKKALMASVYLMCFGSLLIALSPGYETIGIGAPILLIFARLLQGLSVGGEYGTSATYLSEMATKERRGFYSSFQYVTLISGQLIALAVLIVLQQTLTTEQLYAWGWRIPFAIGALCAVVALYLRRGMEETESFTKKEKAKESAMRTLMRHPKELMTVVGLTMGGTLAFYTYTTYMQKYLVNTVGMSISDSTTISAATLFLFMCLQPIIGGLSDKVGRRPILIAFGILGTLFTVPILTTLHTVQTWWGAFFLIMAALIIVSGYTSINAVVKAELFPTEIRALGVGLPYALTVSIFGGTAEYIALWFKSIGMETGYYWYVTACIAVSLLVYVTMKDTRKHSRIETD, encoded by the coding sequence ATGGATAACTCACAAACCCTGCCTCTTGGGTCGACCGCTTCGCCTGCCAAAGAAAGAACCACTGCCAGTCGCATCAAATCGATCTTCAGCGGCTCTGTCGGCAACATGGTCGAGTGGTACGACTGGTACGTCTACGCTGCCTTCTCCCTGTACTTCGCCAAAGCCTTTTTCCCCAAAGGCGACACCACCGCACAACTGCTGAACACCGCCGCGATCTTCGCCGTGGGTTTCCTGATGCGCCCGATCGGTGGCTGGCTGATGGGCCTCTACGCCGACAAGGCCGGTCGCAAGAAAGCACTGATGGCTTCGGTGTACTTGATGTGTTTCGGCTCGCTGCTGATCGCCCTGAGCCCAGGTTATGAAACCATTGGCATCGGCGCACCGATCCTGCTGATTTTCGCCCGTTTGCTGCAAGGTTTGTCGGTCGGTGGCGAGTACGGCACCTCAGCAACGTACCTCAGTGAGATGGCGACCAAGGAACGTCGCGGCTTCTACTCCAGCTTCCAGTACGTGACCCTGATCTCCGGCCAGCTCATCGCGTTGGCGGTGCTGATCGTGCTGCAACAAACCCTGACCACCGAGCAGCTGTATGCCTGGGGCTGGCGCATCCCGTTCGCCATCGGCGCACTGTGTGCCGTGGTCGCGCTGTACCTGCGTCGTGGCATGGAAGAAACCGAGTCGTTCACCAAGAAAGAGAAGGCCAAGGAAAGCGCGATGCGCACCTTGATGCGCCATCCGAAGGAACTGATGACCGTGGTCGGCCTGACCATGGGCGGCACCCTGGCGTTCTACACCTACACCACGTACATGCAGAAATACCTGGTGAACACCGTCGGCATGAGCATCTCCGACTCCACCACCATTTCCGCCGCCACGCTGTTCCTGTTCATGTGCCTGCAACCGATCATTGGCGGGCTCTCGGATAAAGTCGGTCGCCGGCCAATCCTGATTGCCTTCGGTATTCTCGGGACGCTGTTCACCGTGCCGATCCTGACCACCCTGCACACCGTGCAGACCTGGTGGGGCGCGTTCTTCCTGATCATGGCGGCGCTGATCATTGTCAGCGGCTACACCTCGATCAACGCGGTGGTCAAAGCCGAACTGTTCCCGACCGAAATCCGTGCGCTGGGCGTCGGCCTGCCGTACGCGCTGACCGTGTCGATCTTCGGCGGCACCGCTGAATACATCGCGCTGTGGTTCAAGAGCATCGGCATGGAAACCGGTTACTACTGGTATGTCACCGCGTGTATTGCCGTGTCGTTGCTGGTCTACGTGACCATGAAAGACACCCGCAAACATTCGCGGATCGAGACTGACTGA